In the genome of Lathyrus oleraceus cultivar Zhongwan6 chromosome 4, CAAS_Psat_ZW6_1.0, whole genome shotgun sequence, the window TTTCTTAGAACTTTGGTTCCCGTCTTGATGATAAACCCTTAGCACTTACCCTGTTGGGATGGTTAAACACATGGCCTCATGCTCATGAAGTCAACCGAATGAAACCCATGTATTTGATATATTGATTATGTTTGTTGATCTTGATGTGTTTgtgcattcatacattcatgcattcatgcattcattaACATCATCTTAATTAAAGTCTTCAAAGAACTTAAAAGCATTTGTTGCAAATATCATAGGAATCTTTCACTATGGATTTTGGAAGAAGAAGAACTCAAAAGTACACTTTCAAAAGTCCAAATTTAGAATGTTTAAGAGAGCTAGGATCTTTGGTGGTTAGTCCTGAAGACTTCAAAGGTAGATATGGGAGACTTCTACCTATTTTGAAGACCAACATGATGGAGGGGATTCTTGCTACATTGGTCCAATTCTATGATCCATTGTATCGGTGCTTTACCTTTCCAAATTATCAtcttgtgcctaccttggaggagttTTCTCACTTGATTGGCTTACCCATCCATGATCAAGTTCCCTTTTCCGGTTTAGTAGAAATTGCAAAGCATCAAGACATTGCAAAAGCTACTCTTTTAAAGATGTCTGAGATCAAAGCTAGTATAACTACAAAAGGAGGAATTCTTGGCTTGCCTACTAAATTCTTGATAGAGGAAGCTCGTTATTTGGCTAGCATGAATAGTACAGATGCTTTTGAGTCTATTCTTGCcttgcttatctatggattgtTCCTCTTCCCTAATGTTGACGACTTTGTTGACATTAATGCTATCAAAATATTCTTAATTGGAAATCCAGTTCCTACCTTGCTTCCAGATGTTTACCATTCAATCCATCTCAAGAATTTTCATAAGGGAAGAATGATCATATATTGTGCAACTCTGCtctacaagtggtttattttgccCTTGCCTCGATCTACTGCCTTTTGGGACCTTAAGGACGGTTTTCTATGGTCACAAAAGATTATGTCTCTCACTCATTCTGACATTGATTGGTTTGATCATGCTTATGAGGGGGTGACaattattgatagttgtggtgagtttcctaatgtacctcttcttggtacaaagGGGGGCATTAACTACAACCCgattttggctcgccgtcagtTTGGATACCCAATGAAGGACAAGCCCAACAACATCTTCTTAGAGAGTTTCTTCTTCAAGGAAGGAGAGGAAAACGAAGCACTCAGAGAAAAGATTGTGCATGCCTTGAGCCACTTCCATAAGAAAAGAAGAGAAGTTCTAGGAAAGTTAGATTGCGTCTCTTTGGAGCCTTATCACCAATGGGTGCAAGTTAGGGAAGTCAGTTTGAAAATGTCTTATCCTCGACAAGAGCCTTTGTCTTTAACTGTTAAAGAACCTTCTCTTGTTTTCATGACTGACGTAGAGAAACTCAAGACTGCTTTGACTAGGGTGCAACGAGAAAAGGATGCTTGGAAGAATAAGTATCAGATCGTCCACATAGAGAATGAAGAGCTTTAAAGACACTTGAAGTAGAGGAATGATGAAGAGCTTGCTAATAAGAAAACAAaggtgcaagaggatttattttcctctagcatTATTCCAGTTCCTGGTTCAGATAATCGTCCTACCTCAGGCGCTTGGAAGATGATTGTCGACAAGCTAGTGATTAAAAAAACTCAGATGAAGGATCGGATCAAGGAGCTTAATAGGAAGCTAAAAGAGGGATTGGATCGTCTTCTAAGCAACTTCCTTAGGATTCTAGCTGTTTTCCTTGTATCTTTTGAAAGTTCACTTCAAAAAAATTGTAATCTTTCCAATATTAATGAAATGAGATTTTTTTTAGCCATCAAAAGAGTAATGTTTCTCTCCATGATGTTTTCAATAATTGTGTTTATTAAAGTTCCTTAAAATACATTTGCATTGCACATCATGCATCATTCTAAACATTAATTTTTTTTGCATTCCCAAGACTTATCCATGTCTTTCACTCCAATAGACAAACTATttcaccggtacaacactcgagctAGTCGTCAAAAAAGGATGGAACAACTTGAACAGGAAAATTAGGATCTCAGGGAAGAGGTTACTTCACTCAAAAGCAATTTGGAGAGACTCACAACGATTATGGAAATGCTGGTGGCTGCTCAGAATTAGCCATCTCCAGAGACCATTCAAAGAATTGTAATTTCAGAAGTTGTATCTACGCCCATTTCGGTGGCACCTGTGAATGCTCCTCAATATCAGATGCACCCCAAtttcccttggggaatgccaccaaattaTACACCAGAAGGTTACCGCCCACAAGTTCCTGGAGCTCTTGTAGTGCCTGTtgtcatgtctgtgccacctcctgtGATACACACTACTCCATACCACGAAGATCCCTTCTTTCACACCACTCCAAGTGAGAGTATGGGAGTATATGATAAAATGGGTGATTTCCAAGATCAATTCGCTGAGATGCAAAGAGAGATTAAAGCCCTTAGAAGAaaagatctatttgggaagaaTGCCCACGATTTCTGCCTTGCGCCAAATGTCAAAATACCTGCCAAATTCAAAGTacctaactttgaaaagtacaagggggATTCTTGTCCAAGGAGCCACTTGACTATGTATGTCcgaaaaatgtctactcaaactgacAACCACcagttgttgattcactactttcaagatagtctgactggtgtCGCTCTCAAGTGGTACATGAACTTGGATAGTGCCCATATCCGCATATTCAATGATATCAATGAAGCTTTTAGTAggcaatacaagtacaatgtcGACATGGCGCCGGACAGAGATCAACTTCGGGCTATGTCCCAAAGAGACAAGGAAACTCTCaaagaatatgcacaaagatGGCGCGAGGTTGCGGCCCAGATTTGTCCTATTCTCGAAGAAAGTGAAATGACTAAGACCAACTTGAAGACTCTAAGTTCTTTCTACTATGAACGAATGATAGCGAGTGCACCAAGTGACTTCACTAACATGGTGAATATAGGGATGTGTCTCGAAGAAGGTGTCTGTGAGGGACGATTGGTTAAAGATGGTGGTTCATCCAGCGGCGTTAGAAAGTTCGAAGTTGGGTTCCCTAAGAAGAAAGAGTAAGACGTTAGTGCGGTGGTACACAGAAGACCAAGGCAGAGATATCAAGAACAACATATTGCAGCGGTAGCTCTAGCCTACCAACCACAGTTCTTATAACAGCCTCAACCACAAGTtcaacaacgacaacaacaaccTCAGTACATTCAACATAATACCATGCAACAGCAACAACGGCCTCAACCACAGGCTCGTCCACAATACAATAATAACCAAGTTCAAAGAAGGCCACAATTTGATCCAATACCGATGACTTACACAAAACTATTCCCATCTTTGGTCGACAAGAAACACATTCAAACTAGACCTCCTCCCCCTGTTCCAGAGAAACTTTTGTATTGGTACAAAGCTGACCAGTTTTGTGCTTACCACCAAGGGGCATCCGGACACAATCTAGAAGACTGTTATGGCTTGAAGTTTGATGTCCAAATGTTGATCAAAAGCGGAATTCTATCTTTCAGAGATGTCAATCCAAATGTACAAGTCAATCCACTACCTCAACATGGAGGAGCTTCTACCAACATGGTGGAAGGTTGTCCTGGTACTTTCAGAGTTCATGATGTACATTATCTAGAGGGAGATTTGGTTGAAATGCACCTTAAGTTGGGTGAGCTCATCTATATGATGCCACACAAGTATGCGGCT includes:
- the LOC127137316 gene encoding uncharacterized protein LOC127137316, whose product is MDFGRRRTQKYTFKSPNLECLRELGSLVVSPEDFKGRYGRLLPILKTNMMEGILATLVQFYDPLYRCFTFPNYHLVPTLEEFSHLIGLPIHDQVPFSGLVEIAKHQDIAKATLLKMSEIKASITTKGGILGLPTKFLIEEARYLASMNSTDAFESILALLIYGLFLFPNVDDFVDINAIKIFLIGNPVPTLLPDVYHSIHLKNFHKGRMIIYCATLLYKWFILPLPRSTAFWDLKDGFLWSQKIMSLTHSDIDWFDHAYEGGGINYNPILARRQFGYPMKDKPNNIFLESFFFKEGEENEALREKIVHALSHFHKKRREVLGKLDCVSLEPYHQWVQVREVSLKMSYPRQEPLSLTVKEPSLVFMTDVEKLKTALTRVQREKDAWKNKYQIVHIENEEL